One Sphingobacteruim zhuxiongii DNA window includes the following coding sequences:
- a CDS encoding transglycosylase domain-containing protein, whose translation MFRRVKNKFLRIALIAIYFVILFTCAVQINFLGLFGASPTKKEILLPSLNISSELYTADSVLIGRYYKQDRDPVPFDSISPNIINALIATEDVRFYKHNGVDVIGLFGGLLSTFGGSDRGASTITQQLAKNLYRTRYQDSQGSLGKVPGLGLLVTKYKEWMTAFKLENKYSKQEIITMYLNTVSFSNNAYGIKSASVRYFDKLPSEITVNEAAVLVGMLKGTTLYNPIRNPKNALTRRNVVLGQMQKEGYLKAEEVKSLSKDSLGLNLNNKEVRSSNDSYLRTAVEKWLEKWATENEIDIYTSGLKIYTTIDSRMQKIAETAVSEKMRDLQRRLNNVWSGQEPWRDKEGNVIPNFLEDQAKKLPVFAYLKEKYKDDTKVFEELNKKKEMEVFTWDGMEKVEYSTMDSLKHYIAMLNTGMMSMNPYSGEIKVWVGGINHDFYKFDHVNQSKRQPGSTFKPFAYVTALEAGKTPCDKYTDKPVKIEFVNNKGENEVWEPKNADWNFSYSELSLRHALARSLNSVTAQVTQDVGWDNVVKMAHTCGIESKLESVPSVGLGSNEVSVFEMVRAYSTFMNAGKKTEPLLVKRIEDKDGKVLAEFKSEQKQVISPENAWLMGYMLRGTIEESGGTSQALWEWDLFENDNQIGGKTGTSSDYVDGWYMGVTKDLVTGVWVGCDEQSIHFNSSATGEGSKTALPIFAVYMEELYKHPELGVTTGKFPDPTVEIKKTYNCPGPRVRSTRDTTSSDSAEGDAEVPALTLPEILREIEGQEEGQE comes from the coding sequence ATGTTTAGACGGGTCAAAAACAAATTCTTGCGTATTGCACTGATAGCTATCTATTTTGTTATTTTATTCACTTGTGCAGTACAAATCAACTTTCTGGGCTTGTTTGGTGCATCGCCTACCAAGAAAGAGATTTTGTTGCCCAGCTTAAATATTTCCTCAGAGCTGTATACTGCTGACTCCGTTTTGATCGGTCGTTATTACAAGCAAGATCGTGATCCCGTTCCTTTCGATAGTATTTCTCCTAATATCATAAACGCATTGATTGCTACAGAAGATGTTCGTTTTTACAAACATAATGGTGTAGATGTAATCGGCTTGTTTGGTGGTTTGTTGTCAACTTTTGGAGGTAGCGATCGTGGTGCAAGTACGATTACCCAGCAATTAGCAAAGAATCTATACCGTACCCGCTATCAAGATTCGCAGGGTTCACTGGGTAAAGTACCGGGATTAGGACTTTTGGTGACGAAATACAAGGAGTGGATGACGGCTTTTAAGCTGGAAAATAAATATAGTAAGCAAGAGATTATTACGATGTACTTGAATACGGTTTCCTTTAGCAATAATGCCTACGGGATTAAATCGGCTTCTGTACGTTATTTTGATAAATTACCGTCTGAGATTACGGTTAACGAAGCGGCTGTCTTGGTTGGGATGCTGAAAGGAACAACGCTTTATAACCCGATTCGTAATCCTAAAAATGCGCTGACCCGTAGAAATGTAGTTTTAGGACAGATGCAGAAGGAAGGATATTTGAAAGCCGAGGAAGTAAAGTCGCTGTCGAAGGATTCCCTTGGCTTAAATTTAAACAATAAAGAAGTTCGTAGTTCTAATGATTCCTATTTACGTACTGCCGTTGAAAAGTGGTTAGAGAAATGGGCGACTGAAAATGAAATTGATATATACACATCTGGACTAAAAATTTACACGACGATTGACTCGCGGATGCAAAAAATTGCGGAGACCGCAGTTTCTGAAAAAATGCGTGATCTACAACGTCGTTTAAACAATGTTTGGTCTGGTCAAGAGCCATGGCGCGATAAAGAAGGTAATGTTATTCCAAATTTCTTGGAAGATCAGGCGAAGAAGCTTCCGGTTTTTGCTTATTTAAAAGAGAAGTATAAAGACGATACCAAGGTGTTCGAGGAGTTGAACAAGAAGAAGGAAATGGAAGTGTTTACTTGGGATGGGATGGAGAAAGTAGAATATTCTACGATGGATTCTTTGAAACATTACATTGCGATGCTGAATACCGGTATGATGTCGATGAACCCTTATTCCGGGGAGATTAAAGTTTGGGTAGGAGGTATAAACCATGATTTTTATAAGTTTGATCATGTTAATCAATCGAAACGTCAACCTGGATCAACCTTTAAGCCTTTTGCTTATGTGACTGCTTTAGAGGCGGGAAAAACACCTTGTGATAAATATACGGACAAACCGGTTAAGATTGAGTTTGTAAATAATAAGGGAGAAAATGAGGTTTGGGAGCCTAAAAATGCGGATTGGAATTTTTCTTATAGTGAGCTGTCGCTAAGACATGCTTTAGCTCGTTCTTTAAATTCAGTTACTGCTCAAGTTACGCAAGATGTGGGATGGGATAATGTGGTTAAAATGGCGCATACATGTGGTATTGAGAGTAAGTTAGAATCTGTCCCTTCGGTAGGTTTGGGGTCTAATGAAGTTTCTGTATTCGAGATGGTTCGCGCTTACAGCACGTTTATGAATGCTGGGAAGAAAACGGAGCCGCTGTTAGTGAAGCGTATTGAAGATAAGGATGGTAAGGTTTTAGCAGAGTTTAAATCCGAGCAAAAGCAAGTAATCAGTCCGGAGAATGCTTGGTTGATGGGTTATATGCTTCGTGGGACGATTGAGGAATCTGGTGGTACTTCACAGGCGCTATGGGAGTGGGATTTATTTGAAAATGACAATCAGATTGGTGGAAAAACCGGTACTTCGTCCGATTATGTTGATGGTTGGTACATGGGTGTTACCAAGGATCTAGTAACGGGCGTTTGGGTTGGTTGTGATGAACAGAGTATTCATTTTAATAGTTCCGCAACGGGAGAGGGCTCGAAGACAGCGCTTCCGATTTTTGCGGTGTATATGGAAGAGTTGTACAAACACCCTGAATTAGGGGTGACGACAGGGAAGTTTCCTGATCCAACGGTTGAGATTAAAAAAACATACAATTGTCCGGGACCTCGTGTTCGCTCTACGCGTGATACCACAAGTTCGGATTCCGCGGAGGGAGATGCTGAAGTTCCTGCATTGACCTTACCAGAGATTTTAAGAGAAATAGAGGGACAAGAAGAAGGACAGGAGTAA
- the rpoN gene encoding RNA polymerase factor sigma-54, which translates to MLRQTLQQKLLQKLSPQQIQFIKLLQVPTVSLDARIKEELEENPALEDGSLANMNDPVEEYPDKDPDDDFNSDENTYEDEFSVDEYIQEDDYKDYGSGYDSDDDDNKKEMPIAIQDSFFENLQNQLDLLALSNKDYLIGQQIIGSLDDDGYLRRPIPSLIDDLAFSQNIIVEEKDVEEMLKVIQEFDPAGIGARSLQECLAIQLRKKDQENSTIQKAMQVVENYLDEFTKKHYDKIEKQLGVNSEELKDIVNEILKLNPKPGDSGAVAGKQLHIIPDFHISNNDGVLHLTLNGRNAPELRVSRSYQEMFEHYEKAEKNDKKMREAVQFVKQKLDSAKWFIDAIKQRQQTLLKTMNAIMEYQYEYFLTGDDRMLKPMILKDIADRIEMDISTVSRVANSKYVQTEFGTFLLKSFFSEAIQTESGEEVSNKEVKKILEECIANEDKRKPLADEKLTDILKEKGYSIARRTVAKYREAMNIPVARLRKEL; encoded by the coding sequence ATGTTAAGACAAACACTACAGCAGAAATTACTACAAAAATTATCGCCTCAGCAGATCCAATTTATCAAGCTTCTTCAAGTGCCTACAGTATCATTAGATGCACGCATTAAAGAAGAGCTCGAAGAAAACCCTGCATTAGAAGACGGCAGTTTAGCTAATATGAACGATCCTGTTGAGGAATACCCTGACAAGGATCCCGATGACGATTTCAACTCCGATGAAAACACCTACGAAGACGAGTTCAGCGTAGATGAATATATTCAAGAAGACGACTATAAAGACTATGGATCAGGCTATGATTCAGATGATGACGATAACAAAAAGGAAATGCCTATTGCTATCCAAGATTCATTCTTTGAAAATCTTCAAAATCAACTTGACCTACTTGCCCTTTCCAATAAAGACTATTTAATAGGACAACAAATAATCGGTAGTCTAGACGACGATGGTTATCTTCGACGCCCTATCCCCTCACTAATCGATGATTTAGCCTTCTCTCAAAATATTATTGTAGAAGAGAAAGACGTCGAAGAGATGCTTAAGGTTATCCAAGAATTCGACCCCGCAGGTATTGGTGCGCGGAGCCTGCAAGAATGCTTAGCGATACAGCTTCGCAAAAAAGATCAGGAAAACTCCACGATTCAAAAGGCAATGCAAGTTGTCGAAAACTACTTGGATGAGTTTACCAAAAAGCACTACGATAAAATTGAAAAACAACTGGGCGTTAATTCGGAAGAATTGAAGGATATTGTCAATGAAATATTGAAACTAAATCCTAAGCCTGGAGATTCTGGCGCTGTTGCTGGAAAACAACTGCATATTATTCCCGATTTTCATATTAGTAACAACGACGGCGTACTCCATTTAACCTTAAATGGTAGAAATGCACCCGAACTTCGCGTATCTCGCTCCTACCAAGAAATGTTTGAGCACTATGAAAAAGCAGAGAAAAACGACAAAAAAATGCGTGAGGCTGTACAATTTGTAAAACAGAAATTAGACTCCGCAAAGTGGTTTATCGATGCCATCAAACAAAGACAACAGACTTTGTTGAAAACGATGAACGCCATTATGGAATACCAATACGAGTATTTCTTAACTGGTGACGACCGTATGCTTAAGCCTATGATTCTAAAAGACATAGCTGACCGTATTGAAATGGATATATCAACTGTTTCCCGTGTCGCAAACTCCAAATATGTACAAACAGAGTTCGGTACTTTTCTTTTAAAATCGTTCTTCTCCGAAGCTATTCAAACTGAATCAGGCGAAGAAGTATCAAACAAAGAAGTCAAGAAAATTCTTGAAGAATGTATCGCGAACGAAGACAAAAGAAAACCTCTTGCCGACGAAAAATTAACCGATATTCTAAAAGAAAAAGGATATTCAATCGCTAGACGTACCGTAGCAAAATACCGCGAAGCAATGAATATACCGGTAGCAAGGTTGAGAAAAGAACTGTAG
- a CDS encoding 5-oxoprolinase, which yields MSNTKSLQQHLAEQFHHYSTQELVVLNNDIVESYWGQSKSAFRSALLSALSRRGIDLSAIISKEDGITLIQRVAVKLEENRLIVV from the coding sequence ATGTCAAACACAAAATCATTACAACAACATTTAGCCGAGCAGTTTCATCACTACTCTACACAAGAACTTGTCGTTCTAAACAATGACATTGTCGAATCGTATTGGGGACAAAGTAAATCTGCTTTCCGATCAGCTTTATTATCCGCACTATCTAGACGCGGGATAGACCTCTCCGCAATTATTTCCAAAGAAGACGGGATTACCCTTATTCAGCGAGTTGCTGTAAAATTGGAGGAAAATAGGTTAATTGTGGTCTAG